CGCCTTGATGGCTCTAGGCTTGTTTAACGATGTGCGCCGCTTGGCAGGCTAACCCTTCAAAATTTCACCTCTGTAAAACTCTTTTAGCTAGCCTTGTTGTGTCGATTTACGCACCCTTGAGAGCTGAGGATTCGGGTATTTTTTTAGGGGGTGGTTTTCAGTATGCGCCTTTACTCTCCACGCTCCCCCCCTTAAAAAAGAACATCTTTATGGGGGCGATGTAGAAATGGGTTGGATGAGTTTTTTATGCCAAAAAAAATCTAAGAATAGCCCCTATTGCGCCAAGAGTAGCCCTTTTGGAATGCGCTTCTACGCCCTTTTTAACCGCCAATTTGGTAACCATAACACCTTGCAAAATTACTTTGCAGGGGGTGCTCTCGACTTACTCTTTAATTTCCTAGACAACACCACATGGACTTTTGGGGGCTTTGTGGGGGGAGCTGGTGGGGGGAGTGTTTGGAAGTTGCCCAACAACTCCTATGCCAATTTCCAATTTATGATCAATGTGGGTTTGCGCTTTACATACGCTTATACAAGAGCTCTAAATGGGAGCTACAAATGGAATAAACGCATCAAATGGCAGAAGATCGCATCCCTACAATTAGGAGTTATAAAACTTATAGAGATATTGTTGTGTTTGTGAATTACACATGGGGGACATGCTGGGGAACTTTGCGCAACTGCCACCAAAAAGACATCGTCCCTTACAAACTTTCTCAATAAGTTTAATCAAATTAAAGCTTGATAGGTGCTATTATTCTGATCTTTATTTCACATTGATAAAGGAAGTTTTGGTATGTTCAGCAAACAGCAAACAGCAAACAGCAAACGCTACGCGCCTGCTCTCTAAGACTTTATTAGCCAGCACATTAAGCTTTTTTACTCTAGCCCCTCTAAGTGCAGAGGATAATGGCGCATTTGTAGAGGGCGGGTTTGAGTATTCCAATTTTTCAAGTGTAAGTACAAATGTAATAAACTACTCCTCCAATTCTTCTACCCATATCCCCACTTACTATAACAACAATATCATCACCTACAATGGTAATCTTTATGGGATAAACATCCAAGTTGGATACAAACAATTCTTTGGTCAGAAAAAACATTTTGGGTTACGCTACTATGGCATAGCTAGTCTACAAATAGGAAGGGATAGCCCTATTTATGCAAACTTCACCAGTTCTGTTAGGGGTATAAACTCTGCTAATGTCTTTGGCGGAGTGGGTATCGACGCCCTCTTTAACTTCTATGAAAGAAATAAGCGCACATTTGGGGGTTTTGCCGGTGTGGCGATTGGGGCGAGTTCATGGTGGAATCATACCTCTTACCACAGTGGCAAGGCAGAACAAATTAACCAAGATGGAGGCAAAGCTACTTTCTCACCCACTTTCGTGCAATTCATTGTCAATGTTGGTCTTAGAACTAACTTTACCAAACATCAAGGCTTTGAATTTGGTGTGCGTGTCCCTACTATTGACGATCCCTATTTTACAATTCACGATGATAAGGCGACAGGTTTAAGTTTAAGCGGTTCAAGTTTAACCTATAGACGCAATGTGTCTCTCTATTGGAACTATATCTACAACTTCTAAACCGCAGGTTTGGTTTCTACAAGTTGGGAAGGTTGGCGGTGCGCAAACTTGTAAAAGGGTTGGCTAGCTATATGCAGGGGGATATGTTGCTCTCCTTGCACCCAAAACGCGCCCCCATCGGGCATGCCATAAACGATCGCTTGAGGATTGAGGGCTAAAAATTCGGCGATTCTCTCTTGGCGACTCTCGCCCTCATGGTGAACCGAGCTAGTAGGAAAATGCGGGTTAATTTGGTAGGACACTAAATTTAAAGCCTGCAAACTAGGGGGGTAAGTGATGGGCATGTCATTGGTGGTGTGGATACTAGGAGTCGCCACATTGGATCCAGCCGACCAGCCCAAATAAGGCACACCCGCTTTAACGCGCTCCCTAATCACCTCTAATAAATCATGTTGATACAAACCTTCTAAGAGTTTAAAACTATTCCCTCCATTCATGATAAAACCCGCGCAGGTGTGGATAATCTCTAATCCTTGATGCACGCCCACTACTTCCACGCCAAAATCTTTTAAGAGTGCGTACATGTTGGTTTCGCATTCCTCTTGACTTCTAAGCACGCTCCCATAGGCGATTAAAGCGAGGCGTTTTCCCTTAAGCTCGTGGCGTGTGATAAAATCTTGAATCCAAGGCAGAGCGTAGGTTAAAAACTTGCCCTGATAGAGCGCGCCAGAGAGCAGGAGTAAATTCATGCCTGATTTTCTAGTTGCACAATGCGATTCCAAGTGGCGATCACTGAGTCAGGATTGAGCGAGAGGGAGCTAATGCCATGCTTGACTAGAAACTCTGCTACTTCGATGTAATCGCTGGGGGCTTGTCCGCAAATCCCACAATACTTGCCATGCTTTTGACACGCCTCAATGGCGCGCTTAAACATCTCCAACATCACCGGGTTGCGCTCATCAAAAACATGGCTGACTAATTGCCCGTCTCGATCCACGCCTAGAGTGAGTTGGGTTAAATCATTCGAACCAATCGAAAAGCCATCAAATAAGCTCAAGAAGTCATCGGCTAAGATCACATTGACGGGCAACTCGCACATGATATAAATCTCTAGCCCGTTTTTGCCCGATTCTAGTCCATTTTTGCGCAGAATTTCTAAGACCTTTTTAGCCTCCTCGATGGTGCGCAAGAAGGGGATCATAATTTTCATATTGCTCAGTCCCATTTTTTCACGCACCATACATAGAGCCTCACACTCCCACGCAAAGGCTTCCTTATAAAGGTCTGAATAATAACGACTAGCCCCCCTAAAACCTAACATGGGGTTTTCCTCATGAGGTTCGTATGCGCTTCCTCCTAGCATGCGCATGTATTCGTTAGACTTAAAATCGCTGGTGCGCACAATCACCGGCTTAGGATAAAAGGCAGCACTGATCATCCCCATCCCCTCAGCGATCTTTTTGACAAAGAAATCTTTAGGACTCTCATAGCCTGCGATTAAGTTTTCCAACTGATCGCGCTCGGGCACGCTTTTATTGTGGTGCAAATCCACGAGGGCTAGGGGGTGGGCTTTGATCTGATTGAGCATGATAAGTTCCATGCGCGCTAGCCCTACGCCGTGATTGGGTAATTGGGAGAATTTAAACGCCTTTTCTGGGTTGCCAATGTTGAGATAAATTTTAGTTTTGGGCTCTTGCATGGCATCCAAAGCGATACGCTCCACTTCAAAAGCATGTGCGCCTGCATAGATATAGCCCGTTTCCCCCTGTGCGCACGAGATGGTAACCTCCATGCCCGTATAAAGCGACTCGGTTGCCCCAATCGCCCCTACGATGGTGGGCACGCCAATTTCTCTAGCCACAATGGCAGCATGGCAGGTGCGCCCACCCCGATTGGTAACCACCGCGCTCGCCTTTTTCATAATGGGCTCCCAATCCGGATCGGTATTATCTGTAACTAAAATCTCCCCCTCCTTAAAGATATTCATGTGATCTAGGCTATTGATCACGCGCACTTTTCCAATGCCAATCTTGCCCCCAATCGCCTTACCCGTGAGCAATACTTCTTTAGGGGGCGCGCCTTTGAAGTGATACTTTTCATACACCTTTTGGCTCTGCTTTTGACTCTGCACTGTTTCTGGGCGCGCTTGCACGATGAAAATCTCTCCGCTATCCCCATCCTTTGCCCATTCGATGTCCATGGGGCGGTATTGCCCCGCTTCTTTGGTGTAATGGGCTTCAATGATGGCTGCATCGCGCGCTAAACTCAAAATATCGCTATCACTCAAAGAAAAACTTTGTTGTTCTTTGGGAGTGGTGGAAATGGTTTTAGTGGGGTGTTCACTCCCTCGAGAGGCATAGACAATTTTATTACTCTTATCGCCTAGCTGGCGTTTAATAATGGGTTCTTTGCCTTGTGCTAGAGTGGGTTTAAAGACATAAAACTCGTCCGGATTGACCAATCCCCCCACCACGCTCTCCCCCAAGCCCCAAGAAGAAGTGATAAAGATCGCGTCTTTAAAGCCTGTTTCGGTATCAATAGAAAACATCACCCCCGCGCTGGCTTTATCCGCACGCACCATCTTTTGCACCCCCACACTTAGCGCGACCTTGAGATGATCAAAGCCCCTAGAAGCGCGGTAACTAATAGCGCGATCGGTAAAAAGCGAGGCTAGACACGCCTTGATATAGTGGATGAGTTCGGTTTTGCCCTTGACATTCAAATAGGTATCTTGTTGGCCCGCAAAAGAGGCATCGGGCAGGTCTTCTGCCGTAGCCGAGCTACGCACCGCTACATCGGCTTCACGCATATTGTATTCATCGCTAAGCATTTGATAGGCTTGCAGGATTTCATCGCGCAGGTCAGCAGGTAGGGGTGTGCCAAAGATGAGATCGCGAATCTGCTTAGAGCGCATTTTGAGCACATCCAATTCGGTCGCATCCACGCCCTCTAATAAAGTTACAATCTGGGCTTTAATGCCCCCCTTTTCCAAAAGATACCAATAGGCATCGCTGGTAATGGCAAAACCATTAGGCACTTTGATCCCACTGGGCACGAGTTCTTGAAACATCTCTCCAATACTCGCATTTTTCCCCCCGACTAGATTGATGTCTTTGTTGTTGATCTCTTTATAAAATTTGATATAGCGCATAAGACCCCTTTATGATGTGGTGTGAAAAATTATAACATGGGCTCTTCTAGCCTGACCTCCACCACGCCCCTAATGGCATTGGTGGCATAAATCTTATCCGCCCGTTTTAAGTCCTCTAAACTCAATTCCTTAGGAGTGCAACGCCCCGCCTCAATCAAGCGTGTGATCCCCACTCCCTTTAAAAGCCCTCCATGAAAAGCGGGGGTATAGA
This portion of the Helicobacter felis ATCC 49179 genome encodes:
- the ppsA gene encoding pyruvate, water dikinase — protein: MRYIKFYKEINNKDINLVGGKNASIGEMFQELVPSGIKVPNGFAITSDAYWYLLEKGGIKAQIVTLLEGVDATELDVLKMRSKQIRDLIFGTPLPADLRDEILQAYQMLSDEYNMREADVAVRSSATAEDLPDASFAGQQDTYLNVKGKTELIHYIKACLASLFTDRAISYRASRGFDHLKVALSVGVQKMVRADKASAGVMFSIDTETGFKDAIFITSSWGLGESVVGGLVNPDEFYVFKPTLAQGKEPIIKRQLGDKSNKIVYASRGSEHPTKTISTTPKEQQSFSLSDSDILSLARDAAIIEAHYTKEAGQYRPMDIEWAKDGDSGEIFIVQARPETVQSQKQSQKVYEKYHFKGAPPKEVLLTGKAIGGKIGIGKVRVINSLDHMNIFKEGEILVTDNTDPDWEPIMKKASAVVTNRGGRTCHAAIVAREIGVPTIVGAIGATESLYTGMEVTISCAQGETGYIYAGAHAFEVERIALDAMQEPKTKIYLNIGNPEKAFKFSQLPNHGVGLARMELIMLNQIKAHPLALVDLHHNKSVPERDQLENLIAGYESPKDFFVKKIAEGMGMISAAFYPKPVIVRTSDFKSNEYMRMLGGSAYEPHEENPMLGFRGASRYYSDLYKEAFAWECEALCMVREKMGLSNMKIMIPFLRTIEEAKKVLEILRKNGLESGKNGLEIYIMCELPVNVILADDFLSLFDGFSIGSNDLTQLTLGVDRDGQLVSHVFDERNPVMLEMFKRAIEACQKHGKYCGICGQAPSDYIEVAEFLVKHGISSLSLNPDSVIATWNRIVQLENQA
- the pepE gene encoding dipeptidase PepE, coding for MNLLLLSGALYQGKFLTYALPWIQDFITRHELKGKRLALIAYGSVLRSQEECETNMYALLKDFGVEVVGVHQGLEIIHTCAGFIMNGGNSFKLLEGLYQHDLLEVIRERVKAGVPYLGWSAGSNVATPSIHTTNDMPITYPPSLQALNLVSYQINPHFPTSSVHHEGESRQERIAEFLALNPQAIVYGMPDGGAFWVQGEQHIPLHIASQPFYKFAHRQPSQLVETKPAV
- a CDS encoding outer membrane protein; translation: MVCSANSKQQTANATRLLSKTLLASTLSFFTLAPLSAEDNGAFVEGGFEYSNFSSVSTNVINYSSNSSTHIPTYYNNNIITYNGNLYGINIQVGYKQFFGQKKHFGLRYYGIASLQIGRDSPIYANFTSSVRGINSANVFGGVGIDALFNFYERNKRTFGGFAGVAIGASSWWNHTSYHSGKAEQINQDGGKATFSPTFVQFIVNVGLRTNFTKHQGFEFGVRVPTIDDPYFTIHDDKATGLSLSGSSLTYRRNVSLYWNYIYNF
- a CDS encoding outer membrane beta-barrel protein; translated protein: MSFLCQKKSKNSPYCAKSSPFGMRFYALFNRQFGNHNTLQNYFAGGALDLLFNFLDNTTWTFGGFVGGAGGGSVWKLPNNSYANFQFMINVGLRFTYAYTRALNGSYKWNKRIKWQKIASLQLGVIKLIEILLCL